A genomic window from Fusarium verticillioides 7600 chromosome 5, whole genome shotgun sequence includes:
- a CDS encoding catalase — protein MSPQVIYSATGVTNTPDQTSKPAPNVSSTETQQPKDQLPQDLVNAMQTIFGKHPGYRTTHAKGLLVEGTFTPTEEAKALSTAAHFNNPSTKVIARFSVGGGLPHVADVADGATPKGVAIRFQIDENTHTDLISHSFNGFATRNGEDFLTFLKLFGADGFTDAQLKKAKAGGGDYSKEQKAYDQAHAAFLSFLGNPEHKSAAVFVTSEKPNPHNYGTITYYEPNTHVLTNKDGKVTNVRYRLDPADGEHLYPNKTPEDKEVLAKLGNDYLEDDLRQRFPDKPIVLTIQAHVAGPDDVLDDATIPYKSKTFIPVGKLEINKVSDDNAAKQQQIAFKPNPEKGGIEGIKSSNDPLIQARKGVYWISADQRRHEKQVE, from the exons ATGTCCCCTCAAGTCATTTATTCAGCCACTGGTGTGACCAACACGCCAGACCAGACATCTAAGCCTGCCCCAAATGTTTCATCAACTGAGACTCAGCAGCCCAAGGACCAGCTCCCACAGGACTTGGTCAATGCTATGCAGACAATCTTTGGCAAGCACCCTGGCTACCGAACAA CCCATGCCAAAGGCCTTCTCGTCGAAGGCACCTTTACACCAACAGAAGAGGCCAAGGCGCTTTCTACAGCTGCCCACTTCAACAACCCTTCCACCAAGGTGATCGCACGGTTCTCTGTTGGCGGCGGTCTCCCTCATGTTGCAGACGTTGCCGATGGCGCTACACCCAAGGGCGTTGCCATTAGGTTCCAGATTGACGAGAACACCCACACTGATCTGATCAGTCACTCATTCAATGGATTCGCAACCCGCAACGGCGAAgacttcttgaccttcctcaagctctttggtGCTGATGGATTTACCGACGcgcagctcaagaaggccaaggctggcgGCGGAGACTACtccaaggagcagaaggctTATGACCAAGCCCACGCTGCGTTTTTGTCTTTCCTTGGAAACCCTGAGCACAAGTCTGCTGCTGTCTTTGTGACCTCTGAGAAGCCCAACCCTCATAACTACGGCACTATCACATATTATGAGCCCAACACTCATGttctcaccaacaaagacGGCAAAGTCACAAACGTCCGCTATCGTCTTGATCCCGCTGATGGAGAGCACCTTTACCCCAACAAGACTCCCGAGGATAAGGAGGTGCTTGCGAAGCTTGGGAACGACTATTTGGAGGATGACCTCCGACAGCGCTTCCCAGACAAGCCAATCGTGCTTACCATCCAGGCGCATGTTGCTGGACCTGATGATGTTCTAGACGATGCTACTATTCCATATAAGAGCAAGACTTTTATTCCTGTTGGCAAATTGGAGATCAACAAGGTATCGGACGATAATGCTGCTAAGCAGCAACAGATCGCATTCAAGCCTAACCCGGAGAAGGGCGGTATTGAGGGCATCAAGTCGTCTAACGACCCATTGATTCAAGCACGAAAGGGTGTTTACTGGATCAGTGCAGATCAGCGAAGACATGAGAAGCAAGTCGAGTAG
- a CDS encoding chaperone hchA has translation MSKQDDKTPVRDTAEDDAYFPSPFSLTQYVTAKTDFDGADYPNKYKGGKWKILMIGTQERYLKMADGKFFSTGNHPVEMLLPMYHLDAAGFDIDVATLSGDPVKLEMWAFPKEDEAVKSIYDKYKQKLRSPLNLSEIWSGQDGKGFSQDTPYLAVFIPGGHGVLNGIPFSKTVGDVLRWAHANDRFFITLCHGPASILAADVGKPEGSKFIYEGYSIDVFPDSLDQGANIDIGYIPGKMEWLVGERLKKLGVTPINKTISGECHRDRLLLTGDSPLASNNLGKLAAKTLLEEVNK, from the coding sequence ATGTCCAAGCAAGACGACAAGACTCCCGTCCGTGACACAGCGGAGGATGACGCCTACTTCCCCTCACCCTTCTCCCTCACCCAATACGTTACCGCCAAAACAGATTTTGACGGCGCCGACTATCCCAACAAATACAAAGGCGGCAAATGGAAGATTCTCATGATCGGCACCCAAGAGCGCTATCTCAAAATGGCAGATGGCAAGTTCTTCTCTACGGGAAATCACCCAGTTGAGATGCTGCTGCCTATGTATCACCTTGACGCTGCTGGCTTCGATATTGATGTCGCTACGCTCTCGGGTGATcctgtcaagcttgagatgtGGGCTTTTCCTaaagaggatgaggctgtcaagtcGATTTATGACAAGTATAAGCAGAAGCTTCGCAGCCCGCTTAACCTCTCTGAAATCTGGAGTGGCCAAGACGGCAAGGGATTTAGTCAAGATACTCCTTACCTGGCAGTTTTTATTCCTGGCGGTCACGGCGTGTTGAATGGCATACCCTTCAGCAAGACCGTCGGCGATGTTCTTCGCTGGGCTCACGCCAATGACCGCTTTTTTATAACGCTTTGCCACGGGCCTGCTAGTATCCTCGCCGCAGACGTTGGAAAGCCCGAGGGTTCCAAGTTTATTTATGAGGGATATAGCATCGATGTGTTCCCTGACTCTCTGGACCAGGGTGCCAATATCGACATTGGCTATATTCCCGGCAAGATGGAGTGGCTGGTTGGCGAGCggctcaagaagctcgggGTTACGCcgatcaacaagaccatctCCGGTGAATGCCACCGCGACCGTCTGCTATTGACTGGCGATTCGCCGTTGGCTTCGAATAACTTGGGCAAGCTAGCTGCCAAGACTCTACTGGAAGAGGTGAACAAGTAG